From the genome of Mustela lutreola isolate mMusLut2 chromosome 16, mMusLut2.pri, whole genome shotgun sequence, one region includes:
- the PAK4 gene encoding serine/threonine-protein kinase PAK 4, whose protein sequence is MFGKKKKRVEISAPSNFEHRVHTGFDQHEQKFTGLPRQWQSLIEESARRPKPLVDPACITSIQPGAPKTIVRGSKGAKDGALTLLLDEFENMSVTRSNSLRRDSPPPPARARQENGMPTEPARAAPEKAGSQGRGAGRSEAGGSGGDRRRVGPEKRPKSSREGSGGPQESSRDKRPLSGPDVGTPQPAGLAGGAKAAAGRPFNTYPRADTDHPARGVQGEPHSLAPNGPSAGGVAVPQSSSSSRPPTRARGPPSPGVLGPHASEPQLAPLTRPVTAPTPAGPPAPGPPGPRSPQREPQRVSHEQFRAALQLVVDPGDPRSYLDNFIKIGEGSTGIVCIATVRSSGRLVAVKKMDLRKQQRRELLFNEVVIMRDYQHENVVEMYNSYLVGDELWVVMEFLEGGALTDIVTHTRMNEEQIAAVCLAVLQALAVLHAQGVIHRDIKSDSILLTHDGRVKLSDFGFCAQVSKEVPRRKSLVGTPYWMAPELISRLPYGPEVDIWSLGVMVIEMVDGEPPYFNEPPLKAMKMIRDNLPPRLKNLHKVSPSLKGFLDRLLVRDPAQRATAAELLKHPFLAKAGPPASIVPLMRQNRTR, encoded by the exons ATGtttgggaagaagaagaagagggtcGAGATCTCCGCGCCATCCAACTTTGAGCACCGCGTGCACACAGGCTTCGACCAGCACGAGCAGAAGTTCACGGGGCTGCCCCGCCAGTGGCAGAGCCTGATTGAGGAGTCGGCTCGCCGGCCCAAGCCCCTTGTGGACCCTGCCTGCATCACCTCCATCCAGCCCGGGGCCCCCAAG ACCATCGTGCGGGGCAGCAAAGGTGCCAAGGATGGGGCCCTCACGCTGCTACTGGACGAGTTTGAGAACATGTCGGTGACGCGCTCCAACTCCCTGCGGAGAGACAGCCCCCCGCCACCTGCCCGTGCCCGCCAGGAAAACGGGATGCCCACAGAGCCGGCCAGAGCAGCCCCAGAGAAGGCGGGCAGCCAAGGCCGGGGTGCTGGTCGCAGTGAGGCGGGTGGCAGCGGTGGTGACAGGCGGCGGGTGGGGCCAGAGAAGAGGCCCAAGTCTTCCAGGGAGGGCTCAGGAGGACCCCAGGAATCCTCCCGGGACAAACGCCCCCTCTCTGGGCCCGACGTCGGCACCCCGCAACCTGCCGGTCTGGCTGGTGGGGCCAAAGCAGCAGCTGGTCGGCCCTTTAACACGTACCCGAGGGCTGACACGGACCACCCGGCCCGGGGTGTCCAG GGGGAGCCTCATAGCCTGGCCCCCAACGGGCCATCGGCCGGGGGCGTGGCGGTCCcccagtcctcctcctcctcccggccTCCCACCCGAGCCCGCGGACCCCCTAGCCCAGGAGTGCTGGGCCCCCATGCCTCTGAGCCCCAGTTGGCTCCTCTAACTCGCCCTGTCACTGCCCCTACCCCCGCCGGGCCCCCGGCCCCTGGGCCCCCCGGGCCCCGCTCGCCACAGCGGGAACCCCAGCGAGTGTCGCACGAGCAGTTCCGAGCTGCCTTGCAGCTGGTAGTGGACCCTGGCGACCCTCGCTCCTACCTGGACAACTTCATCAAGATCGGCGAGGGCTCCACGGGCATCGTGTGCATCGCCACTGTGCGCAGCTCAGGCAGGCTGGTTGCGGTCAAGAAGATGGACCTGCGCAAGCAGCAGAGGCGCGAGCTCCTCTTCAATGAG GTGGTGATCATGCGGGACTACCAGCACGAGAACGTGGTGGAGATGTACAACAGCTACCTGGTCGGGGACGAGCTCTGGGTAGTCATGGAGTTTCTGGAGGGCGGCGCCCTCACTGACATCGTCACTCACACCAG GATGAATGAGGAGCAGATCGCCGCCGTGTGCCTGGCCGTGCTTCAGGCCCTGGCCGTGCTCCACGCACAGGGAGTTATCCACCGCGACATCAAGAGCGACTCCATCCTGCTGACCCACGACGGCAGG GTGAAGCTCTCGGACTTCGGGTTCTGCGCGCAAGTCAGCAAGGAGGTACCACGGAGGAAATCCCTGGTCGGCACGCCCTACTGGATGGCCCCAGAGCTCATCTCTCGCCTTCCCTATGGGCCAGAG GTAGACATCTGGTCTCTGGGGGTGATGGTGATCGAGATGGTGGACGGGGAGCCCCCCTACTTCAATGAGCCCCCCCTCAAAGCCATGAAGATGATTCGGGACAACTTGCCACCTCGACTGAAAAATCTGCACAAG gTGTCACCCTCCCTGAAGGGCTTCCTGGACCGCCTGCTGGTGCGTGACCCAGCCCAGCGGGCCACAGCGGCTGAGCTGCTCAAGCACCCTTTCCTGGCCAAAGCGGGCCCGCCCGCCAGCATCGTGCCCCTCATGCGCCAGAACCGTACCAGATGA